In Ipomoea triloba cultivar NCNSP0323 chromosome 7, ASM357664v1, a single genomic region encodes these proteins:
- the LOC116026323 gene encoding uncharacterized protein LOC116026323 — protein sequence MEIPDLNMISDFEAGVNCLQNPSLISRSLAVSGIGNSFWKWGALILAVVATFGGIIRRIKLLFIYIRTVKPSAEPLLQYLNEDFDFSDDDDEDELSSASSEDEDNVRRYRRTVTDRVDRDFGVAGTSFSCFREQGQNGNLRNRRRRSSCERFPWSDFGAGKSVVKLWDNLSLGYDFDEEVRVWDLNKDLKFANIFGGSPMASPAVVLSSEVRENRDDVVLSAYDTRMKAQAPAICAEWNAPAAKISGVNAGGVKKVYVRDNAAGVVTVGDMRNIKTPLGSLTETDGDTWWDADAVITEDEEM from the coding sequence ATGGAGATTCCAGATTTGAATATGATAAGCGATTTCGAAGCGGGGGTGAATTGCTTACAGAACCCGTCTTTGATTTCCCGGTCCCTTGCGGTTTCTGGAATCGGGAATAGTTTTTGGAAGTGGGGGGCTTTGATTCTTGCCGTGGTTGCCACTTTCGGCGGAATAATCCGGCGAATCAAGCTGCTTTTCATCTATATTCGCACCGTTAAGCCCTCTGCGGAGCCGCTGCTTCAGTATTTGAACGAGGACTTCGATTTCTCCGATGATGATGACGAGGATGAGCTGTCGTCTGCTTCCTCGGAAGACGAGGATAATGTCCGGCGGTATCGCCGAACGGTTACGGATAGGGTGGATAGAGATTTTGGGGTTGCGGGGACGAGTTTTTCTTGTTTTCGAGAGCAGGGGCAGAATGGTAATTTGAGGAATCGACGGCGACGGAGCAGCTGCGAGCGGTTTCCGTGGTCGGATTTCGGAGCCGGCAAGAGTGTGGTGAAGCTTTGGGATAATTTATCTCTGGGCTACGATTTCGACGAGGAAGTTAGGGTTTGGGATCTGAACAAAGACCTGAAATTCGCAAACATTTTCGGCGGTTCTCCGATGGCGTCGCCGGCGGTGGTTTTATCCTCGGAGGTGAGAGAGAACCgagacgacgtcgttttgtccGCGTACGATACGCGCATGAAAGCCCAAGCGCCCGCCATATGCGCGGAGTGGAACGCGCCGGCCGCGAAGATTTCCGGCGTCAATGCCGGCGGCGTCAAGAAAGTCTACGTCCGAGACAACGCCGCCGGCGTGGTCACGGTCGGCGACATGCGTAACATCAAGACGCCGTTAGGGAGCCTGACGGAGACTGACGGCGACACGTGGTGGGACGCTGACGCCGTTATAACCGAGGACGAGGAAATGTAA